In one Achromobacter spanius genomic region, the following are encoded:
- a CDS encoding UbiX family flavin prenyltransferase has protein sequence MRRLVIGITGATGALYAVRMLQALRGVDDVETHLVVSASGVLNIKHEMDVSRHDIYALADHVHSVRDVGATLASGAFQTAGMVIVPCSMRTLAAVAHGLSDNLITRAADVTLKERRRLVLMVRETPFNLAHLRNMTAVTEMGGIVFPPLPAFYHRPASIEEMVDHTVARVLEMFDIVVPGPHWEGMK, from the coding sequence ATGCGGCGACTTGTCATCGGCATCACGGGCGCCACCGGCGCGCTCTACGCGGTGCGCATGCTGCAAGCCTTGCGTGGCGTGGACGATGTTGAGACGCACCTGGTGGTGTCGGCGTCCGGCGTGCTGAACATCAAGCACGAAATGGACGTCAGCCGCCACGACATCTATGCGTTGGCTGACCACGTGCATTCAGTGCGCGACGTGGGCGCCACGCTGGCCAGCGGCGCGTTCCAGACGGCGGGCATGGTGATCGTGCCATGTTCGATGCGCACCCTGGCGGCCGTGGCGCATGGCCTGTCCGATAACCTCATCACCCGCGCCGCCGACGTCACCTTGAAGGAACGTCGGCGCCTGGTGCTGATGGTGCGCGAAACGCCCTTCAATCTGGCGCACCTGCGCAACATGACCGCCGTGACCGAAATGGGCGGCATCGTGTTTCCGCCGCTGCCGGCGTTTTATCACCGCCCGGCAAGCATTGAAGAAATGGTGGACCACACCGTGGCGCGCGTGCTGGAAATGTTCGACATCGTCGTGCCCGGCCCGCACTGGGAAGGCATGAAGTAG
- the grxD gene encoding Grx4 family monothiol glutaredoxin has product MSDVQEFIRETVTQHPVVLFMKGTAQFPQCGFSGKAIQILKGCGVKKLVTVNVLEDDEVRQGIKEFSSWPTIPQLYVAGEFIGGSDIMNEMNESGELKTLLEQSGATA; this is encoded by the coding sequence ATGAGCGACGTTCAAGAATTCATCCGCGAAACCGTGACCCAGCACCCCGTCGTGCTGTTCATGAAGGGCACTGCCCAATTCCCGCAATGCGGCTTTTCCGGCAAGGCCATCCAGATCCTCAAGGGCTGTGGCGTGAAGAAGCTGGTTACCGTCAACGTGCTGGAAGACGACGAAGTCCGCCAGGGCATCAAGGAATTCTCCAGCTGGCCCACCATCCCCCAGCTTTACGTGGCGGGCGAATTCATCGGCGGCTCGGACATCATGAACGAAATGAATGAGTCCGGCGAACTGAAGACGCTGCTGGAGCAATCCGGCGCCACGGCTTAA
- a CDS encoding class I adenylate-forming enzyme family protein yields MTPIDFFFRAAEQYPQRVALDGPDGVVTYAELAADTRALAAALQDLDPEPQTRVAICAGNSARHILALLAVMASGKVWVPLNYRSTEREIGRILDATAPSIVIVDGVGAPLARASDGARIHLDDSAEALAAGTLLKRYAGREPVRHDLSRDATQAIKFTGGTTGLPKGVMQPYRAWNAGIINQIASWELSSDDRYVVSAPITHGTGTYLLPILACGGAHLLLDSVTPASITAAFRERGGTLSFMPPTLIYMIMAQEGVSRADFPRLRNLIYGGAPMPPEKVDRAREFFGPVLGTTYGQTEAPQIVTVLRPADLETPENRASVGRVTWLSDVAIMGADGALLPRGEIGEVVVQGDLTMTGYWRLPEKTAETLVDGWLHTGDTGLIDARGFLYLKDRLRDVIITGGFNVYPVDVENALSAHPSVYECSVFGLPDDKWGEAVHAAVQLHPGAQADAEALKAHVRALLGPVATPKQFHFHDSLPRSSVGKVLKNAVRDAAQKETA; encoded by the coding sequence GTGACCCCGATCGATTTTTTCTTCCGCGCCGCCGAGCAGTATCCGCAGCGCGTGGCGCTGGACGGCCCCGATGGCGTCGTGACCTACGCCGAACTCGCGGCCGACACGCGGGCGCTGGCGGCGGCCTTGCAAGACCTGGACCCCGAGCCGCAAACCCGCGTGGCCATCTGCGCGGGCAATTCCGCGCGGCACATCCTGGCCTTGCTGGCGGTGATGGCCAGCGGCAAGGTCTGGGTGCCGCTTAATTACCGCAGCACCGAGCGCGAGATCGGGCGCATCCTGGACGCCACGGCGCCGTCGATCGTCATCGTCGACGGCGTCGGGGCGCCGCTGGCGCGCGCGTCGGATGGCGCGCGCATCCATCTGGACGACAGCGCGGAAGCACTGGCGGCGGGCACGCTGCTCAAGCGTTATGCCGGGCGCGAGCCTGTGCGCCACGACTTGTCACGCGATGCCACGCAGGCCATCAAGTTCACGGGTGGCACGACCGGGCTGCCCAAGGGCGTGATGCAACCGTACCGCGCGTGGAACGCGGGCATCATCAACCAGATCGCCAGCTGGGAACTGAGCAGCGACGACCGCTACGTGGTGTCCGCCCCCATCACGCACGGCACGGGCACCTATCTGCTGCCCATCCTGGCGTGTGGCGGCGCGCACCTGCTGCTGGACAGCGTGACGCCGGCCAGCATCACGGCGGCGTTTCGCGAACGGGGCGGCACGCTGAGCTTCATGCCGCCCACGCTGATCTACATGATCATGGCGCAGGAAGGCGTGTCGCGCGCCGACTTCCCCAGGCTGCGCAACCTGATCTACGGCGGCGCCCCGATGCCGCCGGAAAAAGTCGACCGCGCGCGCGAGTTCTTCGGCCCCGTGCTGGGCACCACTTACGGCCAGACGGAAGCGCCGCAGATCGTCACGGTGCTGCGCCCCGCCGACCTGGAAACGCCCGAGAACCGCGCCTCGGTCGGCCGGGTGACCTGGCTGTCGGACGTGGCCATCATGGGCGCCGATGGCGCGCTGCTGCCCCGGGGTGAAATCGGAGAGGTGGTGGTGCAGGGCGACCTGACCATGACCGGCTACTGGCGCCTGCCCGAGAAAACGGCCGAAACGCTGGTGGACGGCTGGCTGCACACGGGCGACACCGGCCTGATCGATGCGCGCGGATTCCTGTACCTGAAAGACCGCCTGCGCGACGTCATCATCACGGGCGGCTTCAACGTGTATCCCGTGGATGTCGAAAACGCGCTGTCGGCGCACCCCTCGGTGTACGAATGCTCGGTGTTCGGCCTGCCCGACGACAAATGGGGCGAGGCCGTGCACGCCGCCGTCCAGCTACACCCCGGCGCGCAGGCCGACGCCGAAGCCCTCAAAGCGCATGTGCGCGCGCTGCTGGGCCCGGTTGCCACGCCCAAACAATTCCATTTTCACGACAGCCTGCCGCGCTCCAGCGTGGGCAAGGTGTTGAAGAACGCCGTGCGCGACGCCGCGCAAAAGGAAACCGCATGA
- a CDS encoding DUF934 domain-containing protein, whose product MSDLYAHDAPGPHLIRDGRLQADTSRPFVPEPEVAAEGQVPTDEPGWVVPLSTWKTSRATLRRHQHPVAVLLEPDADLHDLLDVDGTLNPAGIAFIAVDFPNYTDGRGYSLAQLLRTQYQWAGELRAVGDVMIDTIHYQARVGFNSFLVKPGHDPHKALDAFKTFTVHYQKTYRAPPSAAAA is encoded by the coding sequence ATGTCTGACCTTTACGCCCACGACGCCCCCGGCCCGCACCTGATCCGCGATGGCCGCCTGCAAGCCGATACGTCTCGCCCTTTCGTGCCCGAACCCGAAGTGGCGGCCGAAGGCCAGGTTCCCACGGACGAACCCGGCTGGGTGGTGCCGCTATCCACCTGGAAGACCTCGCGCGCCACCTTGCGCCGCCACCAGCATCCCGTGGCCGTGCTGCTGGAACCCGACGCCGACTTGCATGACCTGCTTGACGTCGACGGCACCCTGAACCCGGCCGGCATCGCCTTCATCGCCGTGGACTTTCCCAACTACACGGATGGCCGCGGCTATTCGCTGGCGCAGTTGCTGCGCACGCAATATCAATGGGCTGGCGAACTGCGCGCAGTGGGCGACGTGATGATCGACACCATCCATTACCAGGCTCGTGTCGGCTTCAACAGCTTCCTGGTCAAGCCCGGCCACGACCCGCACAAGGCACTGGACGCCTTCAAGACGTTCACGGTGCACTACCAGAAAACGTATCGCGCGCCCCCGTCGGCGGCAGCGGCCTGA
- a CDS encoding citryl-CoA lyase, translated as MSTTPETRLCAHHLTGMSYRDVDLVEDLIGKKTFTEVMIMQILGRDARPVDMRIVDAVLVTLMEHGMTPSAIATRLIYMSAPENLQGAVASGLMAVGSQFVGTMENCSRLLDRIKQAADGRAEALAIAREFREQRRALPGFGHHLHKPDDPRSIKLLALAEAEPDLDGASLRALRLLATAVDETYGKHITINATGAVAALLSEIGVPTDLMRGFAVISRAAGLVSHVAEEQQSPSGRYIWETIDHAIPYVGKGKTHQQDGEGSA; from the coding sequence ATGAGCACTACCCCCGAGACCCGTCTTTGCGCCCACCACCTGACCGGCATGTCTTACCGGGATGTGGATCTGGTTGAAGACCTGATCGGCAAGAAGACGTTTACCGAAGTCATGATCATGCAGATCCTGGGGCGTGACGCGCGCCCCGTGGACATGCGTATCGTTGACGCCGTGCTGGTGACGCTGATGGAACACGGCATGACGCCCAGCGCCATCGCCACGCGCCTGATCTACATGAGCGCGCCCGAGAACCTGCAAGGCGCGGTCGCCTCCGGGCTGATGGCCGTGGGCAGTCAGTTTGTAGGCACCATGGAAAACTGCTCGCGCCTGCTGGACCGCATCAAGCAAGCCGCGGATGGCCGGGCCGAAGCGCTGGCCATCGCGCGCGAGTTCCGTGAACAGCGCCGCGCCCTGCCCGGCTTTGGTCACCATCTGCACAAGCCCGACGACCCGCGTTCGATCAAGCTGCTGGCGCTGGCCGAAGCCGAGCCGGACCTGGACGGCGCATCGCTGCGGGCGCTGCGCCTGCTGGCGACAGCGGTAGACGAAACCTATGGCAAGCACATCACCATCAACGCCACGGGCGCGGTGGCGGCGCTGCTGAGCGAGATCGGCGTGCCCACCGACCTGATGCGCGGCTTTGCCGTCATCTCGCGCGCGGCCGGGCTGGTGTCGCATGTGGCCGAAGAGCAGCAGAGCCCGTCGGGCCGCTACATCTGGGAAACCATCGACCACGCCATTCCCTATGTGGGCAAGGGCAAAACGCATCAGCAGGACGGCGAGGGCTCGGCATGA
- a CDS encoding IclR family transcriptional regulator: MNKLESEETGPRILRRGLRVLGVLRQAGAAGMHVTDIARAAGMQRSTVYRYLDVLMEEGYALREPNAPRWRMAELGVMMADDPHAQAVRRLRPILRQISDVTGDSAFLICRAANDSLCLHREVGNYAVQVLAVTVGHRQPLGVGAAGLALLAALPPGEADDVVTQNAQALSAYGGMTAAHMRRLVENTRGRGWSVVGNAAVPGVLGVGVALCDASGYPRLAVSVSSVIDRMQATRQRSIAELIRTHLAQDAARL, from the coding sequence ATGAACAAACTTGAATCGGAAGAGACTGGTCCGCGCATTTTGCGTCGTGGGCTGCGGGTGCTGGGGGTGTTGCGCCAGGCCGGGGCGGCCGGCATGCACGTGACTGATATCGCGCGTGCGGCGGGAATGCAGCGGTCTACCGTCTACCGGTACCTGGATGTGCTGATGGAAGAGGGCTACGCGCTGCGCGAGCCGAATGCACCGCGCTGGCGGATGGCGGAACTGGGCGTGATGATGGCGGACGACCCCCACGCGCAGGCGGTGCGGCGGCTGCGGCCGATACTGCGCCAGATCAGCGATGTAACGGGTGATTCCGCCTTTCTGATCTGCCGCGCAGCGAACGATTCGCTGTGCCTGCACCGCGAGGTCGGCAACTATGCCGTGCAGGTGCTGGCGGTCACGGTGGGCCATCGCCAACCCTTGGGGGTGGGCGCGGCGGGGTTGGCCCTATTGGCGGCCTTGCCGCCGGGCGAAGCCGATGACGTGGTGACGCAAAACGCGCAAGCCTTGAGCGCGTATGGCGGCATGACGGCCGCGCACATGCGGCGCCTGGTGGAGAACACGCGAGGCCGGGGCTGGTCGGTGGTGGGCAACGCCGCCGTGCCCGGTGTGCTGGGCGTCGGCGTGGCCTTGTGCGATGCCAGCGGCTACCCGCGTCTGGCGGTCAGCGTGTCCAGCGTGATCGACCGCATGCAGGCCACGCGCCAGCGCAGCATTGCCGAGCTGATCCGTACGCACCTGGCGCAGGACGCAGCCAGGCTGTAA
- a CDS encoding nitrite/sulfite reductase, protein MYVYDPVDQQLVEQRVAQFADQTRRFLDGQLTEDEFRVLRLQNGLYIQRHAPMLRVAIPYGMLASRQLRTLAHIARKWDRGYGHFSTRQNIQFNWPKLEDVPDILAELATVQMHAIQTSGNCIRNTTTDHFAGVAPDELVDPLVWCEIIRQWSTLHPEFAFLPRKFKIAVSGAVQDRAAVGVHDIGLQAVERDGKLGFRVWVGGGMGRTPIVGKLINPFVEWQHLLTYLQAALRVYNLHGRRDNKYKARIKILVKDLTPEVYAQQVDEQWQLIKDGPDTITQEFVDGIKARFVWPQYDAAAAQDTDNTDALAAGDKRFARWLRTNVHAHKVAGYAAVTVSLKPTGVPPGDITADQMDAVADLADAYGYGELRVSHEQNLILADVRRARLHELWQKLEALNLATPNVGLLTNIIACPGGDFCALANAVSIPVAEAIQRQFDDLDYLFEIGELDLNISGCINSCGHHHVGHIGILGVDKAGEEWYQVTLGGRQNGAAKPLPDLESTRGGGAAVGRIIGPSFARDQVPGVVDRLIRTYLGLRDSETERFIDVVDRVGIDPFKQDVYADPAFAKPVQSAEPAHV, encoded by the coding sequence ATGTACGTGTATGACCCCGTCGACCAGCAGCTTGTCGAGCAACGTGTGGCGCAGTTTGCCGATCAGACGCGCCGCTTCCTCGACGGCCAGCTTACCGAAGATGAATTCCGCGTTCTGCGCTTGCAGAACGGCCTGTACATCCAGCGCCACGCGCCCATGCTGCGCGTGGCCATTCCGTACGGCATGCTGGCGTCGCGCCAATTGCGCACGCTGGCGCACATCGCGCGCAAGTGGGATCGCGGCTACGGCCACTTCAGCACCCGGCAGAACATCCAGTTCAACTGGCCCAAGCTGGAAGACGTGCCGGACATCCTGGCGGAACTCGCCACCGTCCAGATGCACGCCATCCAGACCAGCGGCAATTGCATCCGCAACACCACCACCGACCACTTCGCCGGCGTCGCCCCCGATGAACTCGTCGACCCGCTAGTCTGGTGCGAGATCATTCGCCAATGGTCCACGCTGCACCCCGAATTCGCTTTCCTGCCGCGCAAATTCAAGATCGCCGTCAGCGGCGCCGTGCAAGACCGCGCGGCCGTGGGCGTGCACGACATCGGCCTGCAAGCCGTTGAACGCGATGGCAAGCTGGGCTTTCGCGTGTGGGTCGGTGGCGGCATGGGCCGCACGCCCATCGTCGGCAAACTCATCAACCCCTTCGTGGAATGGCAGCATCTGCTGACCTATCTGCAAGCCGCACTGCGGGTCTACAACCTGCATGGCCGCCGCGACAACAAGTACAAGGCGCGCATCAAGATCCTGGTCAAGGACCTGACGCCCGAAGTCTATGCCCAGCAGGTCGATGAACAGTGGCAGTTGATCAAAGACGGCCCCGACACCATCACTCAGGAATTCGTTGACGGCATCAAGGCCCGCTTCGTCTGGCCGCAATACGATGCCGCCGCCGCGCAAGACACCGACAACACCGACGCCCTGGCCGCCGGCGACAAGCGCTTTGCGCGCTGGCTGCGCACCAACGTGCACGCGCACAAGGTCGCGGGCTACGCCGCCGTTACCGTTTCGCTCAAGCCCACCGGCGTACCGCCCGGCGACATCACCGCCGACCAGATGGACGCCGTGGCCGACCTGGCCGATGCCTACGGTTACGGCGAACTGCGCGTCTCGCACGAGCAGAACCTGATCCTGGCCGACGTGCGCCGCGCGCGGCTGCACGAGCTGTGGCAGAAGCTGGAAGCGCTGAACCTGGCCACGCCCAATGTCGGCTTGTTGACCAACATCATCGCCTGTCCCGGCGGCGACTTCTGCGCGCTGGCCAATGCGGTGTCCATTCCCGTGGCCGAAGCCATCCAACGCCAATTCGACGACCTGGACTACCTGTTCGAAATCGGCGAACTGGACTTGAACATCTCGGGCTGCATCAATTCCTGTGGCCACCACCACGTGGGGCACATCGGCATCCTGGGCGTCGATAAGGCCGGCGAAGAGTGGTATCAGGTGACGCTGGGTGGCCGCCAGAACGGCGCGGCCAAGCCCCTGCCCGACCTGGAATCCACCCGTGGTGGCGGCGCCGCCGTGGGCCGCATCATCGGCCCCTCGTTTGCGCGCGACCAGGTGCCCGGCGTGGTCGACCGCCTGATCCGCACCTACCTGGGCCTGCGCGACAGCGAAACCGAGCGCTTCATCGACGTGGTGGACCGCGTTGGCATCGACCCCTTCAAGCAAGACGTCTACGCCGATCCCGCCTTCGCCAAACCCGTACAAAGCGCCGAGCCCGCCCATGTCTGA
- a CDS encoding DUF6817 domain-containing protein, translated as MSTTHELHPHARALLADHYAAIDADLPALLDLLFARSAGEDWHKAGTFKHHLLGVYRTLALWNQPREVRMLGLFHSVYGNEYVDLTLFDRERERSTLREVLGEEAEAWVSLFCEMPRTKFVQVVLAGQGTGHDGMTLEGANGQVFTLTPRQVAAFIVVSAADIGEQWHSWQDEIFAGYPQQQRRDLKTNWASSLWPGPLKPPSNILSMLSHLLAPLSRMPADTGIPIPPAFDACRATLSARDEAAASALYWQVITRMHPLTEMDSARHLLEAAVEHNPWVGEPRLLLAQLALTAGDFDAAQAHAAAGLAALQAWGTAWDKRIEWAGWMAWARIELQNARARQWPENLAALNGLGLVE; from the coding sequence ATGTCCACCACCCACGAACTCCACCCGCACGCGCGCGCGCTGCTTGCCGACCACTACGCCGCCATCGATGCCGACCTGCCCGCGTTGCTGGACTTGCTGTTCGCCCGCAGCGCCGGCGAAGACTGGCACAAGGCCGGCACCTTCAAGCATCATCTGCTGGGCGTGTACCGCACGCTGGCGCTGTGGAACCAGCCACGCGAAGTGCGAATGCTGGGTCTGTTCCACAGCGTCTACGGCAACGAATACGTGGACTTGACGCTGTTTGACCGCGAGCGCGAACGCTCGACCCTGCGCGAGGTACTGGGCGAAGAGGCCGAAGCCTGGGTCAGCCTGTTCTGCGAGATGCCGCGCACGAAGTTCGTGCAGGTGGTGCTGGCGGGCCAAGGCACGGGCCACGACGGCATGACGCTTGAAGGCGCCAACGGGCAGGTCTTTACGTTGACGCCACGCCAGGTTGCCGCGTTCATCGTCGTGTCCGCCGCCGACATCGGCGAACAATGGCATAGCTGGCAAGACGAGATCTTCGCGGGCTATCCGCAGCAGCAGCGGCGCGATTTGAAAACGAACTGGGCGTCGTCGCTGTGGCCCGGTCCGCTGAAGCCGCCGTCGAACATTTTGTCGATGTTGTCGCACCTGCTGGCGCCCTTGTCGCGCATGCCCGCCGATACGGGCATCCCCATTCCCCCGGCGTTCGACGCCTGCCGCGCCACGCTCAGCGCGCGCGACGAGGCGGCCGCCAGCGCGCTGTACTGGCAAGTCATCACGCGCATGCATCCACTGACGGAAATGGACAGCGCGCGCCATCTGCTGGAAGCCGCCGTTGAACACAACCCCTGGGTGGGTGAACCCCGCCTGCTGCTGGCGCAATTGGCGCTGACCGCGGGCGATTTCGATGCAGCCCAAGCGCATGCGGCAGCGGGCCTGGCGGCCTTGCAAGCCTGGGGCACGGCATGGGACAAGCGGATTGAGTGGGCGGGCTGGATGGCCTGGGCGCGCATCGAACTGCAAAACGCGCGCGCGCGCCAATGGCCGGAAAACCTGGCCGCGCTGAATGGCTTGGGGTTGGTGGAGTAA
- a CDS encoding Bug family tripartite tricarboxylate transporter substrate binding protein, which yields MKTFTSRLAAIAAALSGTLALNGASLAAAPYPDRPVTIVVGYAAGGATDIVARLMAKSLSEELGQSFVVENKTGANSNIGAEIVSRATADGYTLYMGSIANTINRSLYSKLNYDILKDFKPVGLVATIPNILVVNPKVPIKTVQEYIAYAKANPGKLTCASSGSGSSIHLSCELFKMETGTDILHVPYRGSGPAVADLLGGQVDSMFDNLPSSLPHVQAGKLRALGVTSPKRLEATPDVPTLAESGLPGFNVESWFGLMAPTGTPDAVVKRLNEALNKALASPAVQASYKQAGFYAPQPPNSPETFGKKITSEIDKWAAVVKRANIKAN from the coding sequence ATGAAGACATTCACCAGCAGGCTGGCCGCCATCGCGGCCGCCCTGAGCGGCACGCTTGCCCTCAATGGCGCTTCGCTAGCGGCCGCGCCCTATCCGGATCGACCCGTGACCATCGTGGTGGGCTACGCCGCGGGCGGCGCCACCGACATCGTCGCGCGCTTGATGGCCAAGTCGCTGTCTGAAGAGCTTGGGCAGAGTTTCGTCGTTGAGAACAAGACGGGCGCCAACAGCAACATCGGCGCGGAAATCGTGTCGCGCGCCACGGCCGATGGCTACACGCTGTACATGGGTTCCATCGCCAACACCATCAATCGCTCGCTGTACAGCAAGCTCAACTACGACATCCTCAAGGACTTCAAGCCCGTTGGGTTGGTCGCCACCATTCCCAACATCCTGGTGGTGAATCCCAAGGTGCCCATCAAGACGGTGCAGGAATACATCGCTTACGCCAAGGCCAACCCTGGCAAGCTGACCTGCGCCTCGTCAGGCAGCGGCTCGTCCATTCATCTGTCGTGCGAACTCTTCAAGATGGAAACCGGCACCGACATCCTGCACGTGCCGTATCGCGGCAGCGGCCCGGCCGTGGCCGATCTGCTGGGCGGCCAGGTGGATTCCATGTTCGACAACCTGCCGTCGTCGCTGCCGCATGTGCAGGCCGGCAAGCTGCGCGCGCTGGGCGTCACGTCGCCCAAGCGGCTGGAAGCCACGCCCGACGTGCCCACATTGGCTGAATCCGGCCTGCCCGGCTTCAACGTTGAATCCTGGTTCGGCCTGATGGCGCCCACTGGCACGCCCGACGCCGTCGTCAAGCGCTTGAACGAGGCCTTGAACAAGGCGCTGGCCAGCCCGGCGGTGCAGGCGTCATACAAGCAGGCGGGCTTTTACGCGCCGCAGCCGCCGAATTCGCCCGAGACCTTTGGCAAGAAGATCACCAGCGAAATCGACAAATGGGCCGCCGTGGTCAAGCGCGCCAACATCAAGGCCAACTAG
- a CDS encoding SDR family NAD(P)-dependent oxidoreductase: MTDTANAATTATAPTPGSARLAGKIALVAGAGASATGWSIGRASCVTLAREGAAVVALDVDLAAAEDAAHQVELAGGSALPVQADVADPDAMQAAVDAALRRYGRIDILQANAGIGKVGGPEDISLDDWNRIQQVNVTSLLIATRLLAPLMRQQGGGAIVAVSSIAGIRYTGYPHLAYSVSKAAVIHFARMAAQQYAADGIRVNTVIPGLIDTPRVAQNVARMFDPNDLQAALAARDKQVPMGRMGTPWEVAKAVAFLASDDASYITGTELVVDGGLTGKYA; the protein is encoded by the coding sequence ATGACGGACACGGCCAATGCTGCCACAACGGCTACCGCCCCCACCCCTGGCAGCGCGCGCCTGGCAGGCAAGATCGCCTTGGTGGCAGGCGCCGGCGCGTCGGCCACCGGCTGGAGCATCGGCCGTGCAAGCTGTGTGACGTTGGCGCGCGAAGGCGCGGCGGTGGTGGCGCTGGACGTGGACCTTGCTGCCGCCGAAGACGCCGCGCATCAGGTCGAGCTGGCGGGCGGCAGCGCCTTGCCCGTGCAGGCGGACGTGGCCGACCCGGACGCCATGCAGGCCGCGGTGGACGCCGCGCTGCGCCGCTACGGGCGTATCGACATCCTGCAAGCCAATGCGGGCATCGGCAAGGTGGGCGGGCCGGAAGACATTTCGTTGGACGACTGGAACCGTATCCAGCAAGTGAACGTGACCAGCCTGCTGATCGCCACGCGCCTGCTGGCGCCGCTGATGCGCCAGCAAGGCGGCGGGGCCATCGTGGCGGTGTCGTCCATCGCGGGCATCCGCTATACCGGCTATCCGCACCTGGCGTACAGCGTCAGCAAGGCCGCGGTGATTCATTTTGCGCGCATGGCGGCGCAGCAATACGCGGCCGACGGCATTCGCGTGAATACCGTCATTCCCGGCCTGATCGACACGCCGCGCGTGGCGCAAAACGTGGCGCGCATGTTCGACCCCAACGACCTGCAGGCGGCGCTGGCCGCGCGCGACAAGCAGGTGCCGATGGGCCGGATGGGCACGCCCTGGGAAGTGGCCAAGGCCGTGGCCTTCCTGGCATCGGACGATGCGTCCTACATCACCGGCACGGAACTGGTGGTGGACGGCGGGCTGACGGGCAAGTACGCCTGA
- a CDS encoding MetQ/NlpA family ABC transporter substrate-binding protein: MRLRHTLAIFAAVLGFAGTQAMAQDAELKVGVTVGPHAQIGEVVQQVAAKQGLKVKLIEFSDFIQPNAALDAKELDLNIYQHKPFLDSQNKARGYKLVPVATAVVQQMGIYSKRLKSLDELPQGGKVAIPNDPTNGARALLVLQAAKLIKLKDGVTVTASLFDVVENPKKLKFIEIEAAQLPHSLSDVDAAAVNSAYAIPAGLSPAKDALALESKDAPFAAVVIAAREDNKNDPRIARFIKAYQSDEVKAFVAKQFPGAYSTSW; this comes from the coding sequence ATGCGCCTTCGCCATACCCTCGCCATTTTTGCCGCCGTGCTCGGATTCGCCGGCACCCAAGCCATGGCGCAGGACGCCGAACTGAAGGTGGGCGTCACCGTCGGCCCACACGCGCAAATCGGTGAAGTGGTGCAGCAGGTGGCGGCCAAGCAGGGCCTGAAAGTGAAGCTGATTGAGTTCAGCGACTTCATCCAGCCCAACGCGGCGCTGGACGCCAAGGAGCTGGACCTGAACATCTACCAGCACAAGCCCTTCCTGGACTCGCAGAACAAGGCGCGCGGCTACAAGCTGGTGCCGGTGGCGACCGCCGTGGTGCAGCAGATGGGCATCTATTCCAAGCGCCTGAAGTCGCTTGACGAGCTGCCGCAAGGCGGCAAGGTCGCCATTCCCAACGACCCGACCAACGGCGCCCGCGCGTTGCTGGTGTTGCAGGCGGCCAAGCTGATCAAGCTCAAGGACGGCGTCACGGTGACGGCGTCGCTGTTCGATGTGGTCGAGAACCCCAAGAAGCTGAAGTTCATCGAGATCGAAGCGGCACAGTTGCCGCATTCGCTGTCGGATGTGGACGCCGCGGCGGTGAATTCCGCCTATGCCATCCCGGCCGGCCTGTCGCCCGCCAAGGACGCGCTGGCGCTGGAAAGCAAGGACGCGCCGTTCGCCGCCGTGGTGATTGCCGCGCGCGAAGACAACAAGAATGACCCGCGCATCGCGCGCTTCATCAAGGCGTACCAGTCGGACGAGGTGAAGGCGTTTGTGGCCAAGCAGTTCCCGGGCGCATATTCCACGTCCTGGTAA